One segment of Rhodopirellula baltica SH 1 DNA contains the following:
- a CDS encoding alpha/beta hydrolase fold domain-containing protein: protein MLIGSYLFVATPPASATTPDAEQATASEPDRDRESLGRATRLLQKFDENDNSVWDRTENTRAWNRYRKLDTDQNGKLTIDELRRDRTGYLETGGERKLDLVYKTVDKKELLLDLYYPTQHDASFPCPLIVYTHGGGWAAGSKQGAANGSFKVVFQQLLDHGFAVASVNYRLCKPNTGVMMRDCVIDSKDAARYLAKHSETLRLDATKFFVMGDSAGGQIAQMLLLTSPETLPGDKELAATPYTMLAGVSWYGPSDFEKTELFNHDDRADFRDRFGPRILGSNSSPANKLELYREMSPVNYLRADSHPLLMIQGDKDTTIPVKHAHHMKQKADAIKAPVEVMIIRNAGHNWRQVDAEIDPSRDAIVDRTVQFFLDNLPH from the coding sequence TTGCTCATCGGCAGCTACCTGTTCGTGGCAACGCCGCCTGCAAGTGCCACAACACCGGACGCTGAACAAGCGACCGCATCCGAACCGGACCGCGATCGCGAATCACTTGGTCGTGCGACGCGTTTGCTGCAGAAGTTCGACGAGAACGACAACAGCGTTTGGGACCGAACCGAAAACACACGTGCGTGGAATCGTTATCGCAAACTCGACACGGACCAGAACGGCAAGCTGACGATCGACGAACTCCGGCGTGACCGAACCGGATACCTGGAGACCGGCGGAGAACGCAAACTCGATCTGGTGTACAAGACCGTCGACAAGAAGGAGTTGCTGCTCGACCTCTATTATCCCACTCAACACGATGCCAGTTTCCCTTGCCCATTGATCGTTTACACCCACGGTGGCGGATGGGCCGCGGGCAGCAAACAAGGTGCGGCCAATGGTTCATTCAAAGTTGTGTTCCAGCAACTGCTTGATCACGGGTTCGCCGTGGCTTCGGTGAACTATCGGCTTTGCAAACCAAACACCGGCGTCATGATGCGGGACTGCGTCATCGACTCAAAGGACGCGGCGCGTTATTTGGCCAAGCACAGCGAAACGCTTCGACTGGATGCAACGAAGTTCTTCGTCATGGGCGATTCGGCGGGCGGTCAGATCGCTCAGATGCTGTTGCTGACATCGCCCGAAACGCTGCCAGGCGACAAGGAATTGGCGGCCACGCCTTACACGATGCTGGCAGGGGTTTCGTGGTACGGCCCGAGTGATTTCGAGAAGACCGAACTGTTCAATCACGACGACCGAGCCGACTTCCGCGATCGATTTGGACCTCGCATTCTGGGTTCAAATTCGTCCCCCGCAAACAAACTGGAACTCTACCGAGAGATGAGCCCGGTCAATTACCTGCGAGCGGACAGTCATCCACTTCTGATGATCCAAGGTGACAAGGACACGACCATCCCAGTCAAACACGCTCACCACATGAAACAAAAAGCGGATGCGATCAAAGCCCCCGTCGAAGTCATGATCATTCGAAATGCGGGGCACAATTGGCGGCAAGTCGACGCCGAGATCGATCCATCACGAGATGCCATCGTCGACCGAACCGTGCAGTTTTTCCTC